A part of Toxotes jaculatrix isolate fToxJac2 chromosome 24, fToxJac2.pri, whole genome shotgun sequence genomic DNA contains:
- the lig4 gene encoding DNA ligase 4 translates to MEGTSKRDAASQQSVAAQVPFLHLCTTLEKIQKSKLRPDKSKILGDFIDSWRKFHSALHEDNPQTTDSFYPAMRLIVPPFERERMAYGIKENMLAKLYIDVLGLPKNGPEANKLLNYRAPTTSQGEAGDFAGMAYFVLKKRCTSQGNLSIKEVNDFLDSVAVNNASKQKDLVKKSLLHLITQSSPLEQKWLIRMILKDMKLGVSKETVLQVFHPDAAELYNVNTDLNKVCQQLHNPSVSLSEVSIGLFSAFKPMLAAVANIRNVEKQMGNSQFYIQTKLDGERIQLHKDGDVYKYFSRNAFEYTQQFGGSPLEGSLTPYIHNVFKSHVVNCILDGEMMAYNPTTETFMQKGSKFDIKRLMDDSELQTCFCVFDVLLVNDQKLSKETLKKRYEIIQTVFTPAKGRIHLVPKTEARTMQEVVNALNDAIDNREEGIMVKDPLSIYKPDKRGEGWLKIKPEYVDGLMDELDLLIVGGYWGKGRRGGMMSHFLCAVAEAPKLGEKPSVFHSFCRIGSGYTMKELYDLGLKLAKHWKVYRKNDPPACILCGTEKPEVYIEPCNSVIIQVKAAEIVGSDMYKTNCTLRFPRIEKIRDDKEWHQCMTLAELDEFRSKASGKLASRHLRIGDDEPQKKKRKLAPKPKKVVGIIDHFKPQDLSGVTKETDMFEDVEFCILNGTEDHPKAELEKGVARCGGIVVQNPGRDTYCVIAGVENMRVKNLILSNQHDVVWATWLLECLDQRKVVPWQPRHMIHMSPSTREHFAKEYDSYGDSYFVDTDEQQLREVFGRIDNGDRGASVAVNVAQVEQRYSWDDLPTSMFRPFRVYMDSYADIGDPETAIRTTCLDIRALEFRYHGGTVVQKLEEGVSHVIIIEETRLLDLRTLRRCFRKKFKIVRESWVTDSIKAGYLMNDNSYLV, encoded by the exons ATGGAGGGGACTTCCAAACGTGATGCAGCTAGTCAGCAATCTGTTGCAGCACAGGTTCCTTTCCTTCACCTGTGTACCACTTTAGAGAAGATCCAGAAGTCTAAACTTCGTCCTGATAAATCCAAGATCCTTGGAGATTTCATTGACTCGTGGAGGAAGTTTCATTCTGCCCTCCACGAAGACAATCCCCAAACAACAGACTCTTTCTACCCAGCTATGCGCCTCATAGTCCCCCCTTTTGAACGAGAGCGGATGGCATATGGCATCAAAGAGAACATGTTAGCTAAACTCTACATCGATGTCTTAGGTCTCCCAAAGAATGGCCCAGAGGCCAATAAACTGCTGAACTACCGAGCTCCGACTACATCCCAAGGAGAAGCCGGAGACTTTGCTGGCATGGCGTACTTTGTGCTGAAGAAACGATGCACCAGCCAAGGAAACCTCAGCATCAAAGAAGTCAATGACTTTCTGGACTCAGTGGCTGTAAACAATGCAAGCAAGCAGAAGGACCTTGTGAAAAAGAGTCTTCTGCATCTCATCACCCAGAGCTCACCTCTTGAGCAAAAATGGCTCATCAGGATGATTCTGAAGGACATGAAGCTCGGGGTCAGCAAAGAAACTGTTCTCCAGGTCTTCCACCCGGATGCCGCTGAGCTCTACAATGTCAACACAGACTTGAACAAGGTGTGCCAGCAGCTCCACAACCCATCTGTGTCTTTGAGTGAGGTCTCCATTGGACTTTTCTCTGCCTTCAAGCCCATGTTGGCAGCTGTGGCTAACATCCGCAATGTGGAGAAACAGATGGGCAACAGCCAGTTTTACATCCAGACCAAGCTGGATGGGGAGCGTATTCAGCTGCACAAAGATGGAGATGTGTACAAATACTTCAGCCGAAATGCTTTTGAATACACGCAGCAGTTTGGAGGATCCCCGCTGGAGGGCTCGCTGACTCCTTACATCCACAACGTTTTTAAAAGCCATGTTGTGAACTGTATCCTTGACGGTGAGATGATGGCGTACAACCCAACCACAGAGACCTTCATGCAGAAGGGGAGCAAGTTCGACATCAAGAGGCTGATGGATGACTCTGAGTTACAGACATGCTTCTGCGTGTTTGACGTGTTGTTAGTCAATGACCAGAAGCTTAGCAAGGAAACACTGAAGAAGCGCTACGAGATCATTCAGACAGTTTTCACCCCAGCCAAGGGAAGGATACACCTGGTGCCAAAGACCGAAGCTAGAACCATGCAGGAGGTGGTGAATGCCCTCAATGATGCCATAGACAACAGAGAAGAGGGAATCATGGTGAAGGATCCTTTATCCATCTACAAACCTGACAAGCGGGGGGAGGGATGGCTGAAAATAAAGCCAGAGTATGTTGATGGCTTGATGGATGAGCTTGACCTGCTGATTGTTGGCGGCTACTGGGGGAAAGGCAGGCGGGGTGGTATGATGTCCCACTTCTTGTGTGCTGTTGCTGAAGCTCCGAAGCTTGGCGAGAAACCTTCAGTTTTCCACAGTTTCTGCCGCATCGGCTCCGGCTACACCATGAAGGAACTGTATGACCTCGGTTTAAAGCTAGCAAAACACTGGAAAGTCTACCGGAAAAATGACCCACCGGCATGCATCCTGTGTGGAACGGAGAAGCCAGAAGTCTACATTGAACCCTGCAATTCTGTCATCATCCAAGTCAAGGCAGCTGAGATAGTCGGAAGCGACATGTATAAAACCAACTGTACCCTTCGCTTCCCCAGGATTGAGAAGATCCGTGACGACAAGGAGTGGCACCAGTGCATGACTCTGGCAGAGCTGGACGAGTTCCGCAGCAAGGCGTCGGGGAAACTCGCCTCGCGGCACCTTCGCATCGGTGACGACGAACCGCAAAAGAAGAAGCGCAAGCTGGCACCTAAACCCAAGAAGGTGGTGGGGATCATTGACCACTTTAAGCCTCAGGACCTCTCCGGGGTTACCAAGGAGACAGATATGTTTGAAGATGTGGAGTTCTGTATCCTGAATGGCACTGAGGATCACCCCAAGGCTGAGCTGGAAAAGGGGGTGGCCAG GTGTGGAGGAATCGTCGTTCAAAACCCAGGACGGGACACTTACTGCGTGATTGCCGGTGTGGAGAACATGCGGGTCAAGAACCTGATTTTGTCCAACCAGCACGATGTGGTTTGGGCGACCTGGTTGCTAGAGTGCCTGGACCAGAGGAAAGTGGTCCCATGGCAGCCACGCCACATGATCCACATGTCGCCCTCCACCAGGGAGCATTTTGCCAAGGAGTACGACAGCTACGGCGACAGCTACTTCGTGGACACAGACGAGCAGCAGCTACGAGAGGTGTTCGGCCGGATCGACAACGGGGACCGTGGGGCCTCAGTGGCCGTGAACGTCGCACAGGTGGAGCAGCGTTACAGCTGGGACGACCTTCCCACCAGCATGTTCAGACCCTTCAGAGTTTACATGGACAGCTATGCTGACATAGGAGACCCGGAAACTGCTATACGTACCACCTGTTTGGACATCAGGGCGCTGGAGTTTCGCTATCACGGAGGCACAGTTGTGCAGAAGCTGGAGGAAGGGGTCTCTCATGTCATCATCATAGAGGAGACAAGACTCCTGGATTTGAGGACTCTGAGACGGTGCTTTAGGAAGAAGTTTAAGATCGTTAGAGAATCATGGGTGACTGATTCAATCAAAGCAGGGTATCTGATGAATGACAATAGCTACTTGGTCTGA